A window from Vibrio cortegadensis encodes these proteins:
- the cydA gene encoding cytochrome ubiquinol oxidase subunit I, whose translation MIDVVDLSRLQFAFTAMYHFLFVPLTLGMAFLLAIMESLYVMTDKQIYKDMTKFWGKLFGINFALGVATGLTMEFQFGTNWSYYSHYVGDIFGAPLAIEALVAFFLESTFVGLFFFGWDRLSKRQHLAVTWLVALGSNFSALWILIANGWMQNPVGAEFNFETMRMEMVSFAEVVFNPVAQVKFVHTVASGYTAGSMFVLGISSYYLLKGRDVAFARRSFAIAASFGMAAILSVMVLGDESGYELGEVQKVKLAAIEAEWHTEEAPAAFTVFGLPNQEEMHTDFAIKIPYVMGIIATRSFDTQVTGLRDLREEHVERIRTGMYAYELLEKLRAGDKTDANKAAFDEVKNDLGYGLLLKRYTDNVVDATEDQIQAAADDSIPTVWPLFFSFRIMVACGVAMLLIFGFAFIQTCRQKIGQKKWLLKAALYGMPLPWIAIEAGWFVAEFGRQPWAVGEILPVNVAVSALTMGQLWSSLFAILALYTVFLIAEVFLMVKFARKGPSSLKTGRYHFEQDENSVEDKVSRQVEV comes from the coding sequence ATGATTGACGTTGTTGATCTCTCGCGATTGCAGTTTGCATTCACGGCGATGTATCACTTCTTATTCGTTCCATTGACTTTAGGTATGGCATTTTTGCTTGCCATCATGGAGTCTCTATATGTAATGACCGATAAGCAAATCTATAAGGACATGACAAAGTTCTGGGGTAAGCTATTCGGGATTAACTTTGCACTTGGTGTGGCAACAGGCCTTACCATGGAATTCCAGTTCGGAACCAACTGGTCTTACTATTCTCATTACGTAGGTGATATTTTTGGTGCTCCGCTTGCCATTGAAGCCTTAGTTGCCTTTTTCCTTGAATCTACTTTTGTGGGTCTCTTCTTCTTCGGTTGGGATAGGTTATCTAAACGACAACATTTGGCCGTAACTTGGTTGGTTGCGTTAGGTTCAAACTTCTCTGCACTATGGATCTTGATTGCGAACGGCTGGATGCAAAACCCTGTCGGCGCAGAATTTAACTTCGAAACCATGCGTATGGAAATGGTCAGCTTTGCTGAAGTCGTTTTCAACCCTGTAGCGCAAGTTAAATTTGTTCATACTGTTGCCTCTGGTTATACCGCAGGTTCAATGTTCGTACTTGGTATCAGCTCTTACTACCTATTAAAAGGCAGAGATGTTGCCTTTGCTCGCCGCTCATTCGCGATTGCCGCCTCTTTCGGTATGGCCGCTATTTTATCGGTAATGGTTCTAGGCGATGAGTCTGGTTATGAACTAGGTGAAGTGCAGAAAGTGAAGCTTGCGGCGATTGAAGCCGAGTGGCATACCGAAGAAGCACCAGCAGCATTTACTGTGTTTGGTTTACCTAACCAAGAAGAGATGCATACTGATTTCGCCATTAAGATCCCTTACGTAATGGGTATTATTGCAACTCGCTCTTTTGATACTCAAGTGACAGGCTTACGTGATTTACGTGAAGAGCACGTAGAGCGTATCCGCACAGGTATGTATGCTTACGAATTGCTTGAAAAGCTGCGTGCTGGTGACAAGACAGATGCTAACAAAGCGGCATTTGACGAAGTTAAGAATGATCTTGGCTACGGACTTCTACTTAAACGCTATACCGACAATGTTGTCGATGCGACTGAAGACCAGATTCAAGCTGCTGCGGACGATTCAATTCCGACGGTTTGGCCTCTATTCTTCTCATTCCGAATCATGGTTGCATGTGGCGTTGCGATGCTTCTGATTTTTGGCTTTGCGTTTATTCAAACCTGCCGCCAAAAAATTGGTCAGAAGAAGTGGTTATTAAAAGCGGCGTTGTACGGCATGCCACTACCTTGGATTGCAATCGAAGCCGGTTGGTTTGTTGCTGAATTCGGTCGTCAACCATGGGCTGTTGGTGAAATCTTACCTGTGAATGTGGCGGTTTCTGCTCTGACAATGGGTCAGCTATGGTCATCACTGTTTGCCATTCTAGCGCTTTACACGGTGTTCCTAATTGCAGAAGTTTTCCTAATGGTGAAATTTGCACGTAAAGGACCAAGTAGTCTAAAAACAGGTCGTTATCACTTTGAACAAGACGAAAACTCTGTTGAAGACAAAGTTAGTCGCCAAGTAGAAGTATAA
- the ruvC gene encoding crossover junction endodeoxyribonuclease RuvC yields MSIILGIDPGSRITGYGVIKQNGRHLHYLGSGCIRMSEKELPGRLKQIYAGVTEIITQFQPDVFAIEQVFMSKNADSALKLGQARGSAIVAAVNADLPVYEYAARLIKQAVTGSGGADKAQVQHMVMTMLKLPAKPQADAADGLGVAICHANTNKTLIALAGKATGAKRGRYR; encoded by the coding sequence ATGTCAATTATTTTAGGAATCGATCCGGGTTCTCGCATTACAGGTTACGGTGTGATCAAACAAAATGGTCGCCACCTACACTATTTAGGTAGTGGTTGTATCCGTATGTCTGAAAAAGAGCTTCCAGGGCGACTCAAGCAAATATACGCCGGAGTGACGGAGATCATCACTCAGTTTCAACCGGATGTATTTGCCATTGAACAAGTCTTTATGTCGAAGAATGCCGATTCAGCTCTCAAGCTAGGTCAAGCCCGTGGTAGTGCGATTGTTGCCGCAGTGAATGCCGATTTACCCGTTTATGAATATGCTGCGAGGCTAATTAAGCAAGCGGTTACCGGTTCTGGTGGAGCAGATAAAGCGCAAGTTCAGCATATGGTGATGACGATGCTAAAGCTACCAGCCAAGCCTCAAGCGGATGCCGCTGATGGGTTAGGTGTGGCAATTTGTCATGCGAATACCAATAAAACATTGATTGCATTAGCTGGGAAAGCGACAGGAGCAAAAAGAGGGCGTTATAGGTAG
- a CDS encoding inactive transglutaminase family protein: MTSRIPFYISIALLMIGGVALSMFRHQTYGVPWTPGETSQVWNIEARIEFTAEGKAAKVSLAAPHTQSGFTLISESASSPGYGVSYLNTDTGRRAEWSIRQAKDAQTIYYKTEFLVDDQAQVDVIPPQEGSLVKPTFNGPEEAAAIAVIERATQRSADNVTFARELIKILNDPDSQNAALILNTMDKVKAATKLLSYAGVDNKSVGVIELEDGRRRQNIQRMVQVWNGKDWVLFSPESGIETNQANLLIWDESNVSLLDVIGGSSSSVHFSMIAQEVSSSQATENKVVADQLLNFSIHSLPLEEQAMFKTIMLIPIGALIVVFLRVIIGLKTSGTFMPVLIAVAFVQTQLVTGIVGFLLIVGTGLIIRSYLSKLNLLLVARISAVIITVILIISVFTVVAFKIGLTEGLSITFFPMIILSWTIERMSILWEEEGAKEVMLQGGGSLFTAVLVYLGMTNGFIQHLTFNFIGLQLVILAVILLLGNYTGYRLTELRRFKPLAED; this comes from the coding sequence ATGACGTCAAGAATTCCTTTCTATATCTCAATTGCGCTCTTAATGATTGGCGGGGTTGCATTGAGTATGTTCCGTCATCAAACTTATGGCGTGCCGTGGACTCCGGGTGAAACCAGCCAAGTTTGGAATATAGAAGCCAGAATCGAGTTTACAGCCGAGGGTAAAGCCGCCAAAGTATCACTTGCGGCACCGCACACTCAATCAGGTTTTACGCTAATCAGTGAATCAGCCTCATCGCCAGGTTACGGTGTCTCTTATTTGAATACTGATACTGGACGTAGGGCTGAGTGGTCAATTCGGCAAGCTAAAGATGCTCAAACCATCTATTACAAAACCGAATTTTTAGTTGATGACCAAGCTCAAGTTGACGTTATTCCTCCACAAGAGGGAAGCCTTGTCAAACCAACCTTTAACGGGCCGGAAGAGGCAGCAGCCATTGCAGTGATTGAACGAGCTACACAACGCTCGGCAGATAACGTCACTTTTGCTCGTGAACTGATAAAAATCCTTAATGATCCCGATAGTCAAAATGCAGCATTGATTCTAAACACAATGGACAAAGTAAAAGCAGCAACTAAGCTGCTGTCTTATGCCGGTGTAGACAATAAATCAGTAGGTGTTATCGAACTTGAAGATGGTCGTCGTCGCCAAAATATTCAACGTATGGTGCAAGTTTGGAACGGAAAAGATTGGGTACTTTTTTCGCCAGAGAGCGGGATTGAAACGAATCAAGCGAATCTGCTTATCTGGGATGAGTCGAATGTCTCTCTACTCGATGTGATCGGAGGAAGCAGCAGCAGCGTGCATTTCTCAATGATCGCACAAGAGGTTTCATCTTCGCAGGCAACAGAAAACAAAGTCGTGGCCGACCAACTACTCAACTTCTCCATTCATAGCCTCCCCCTTGAAGAGCAAGCGATGTTTAAAACCATCATGCTGATTCCAATCGGTGCGCTAATTGTGGTGTTCTTACGTGTGATCATTGGGCTGAAAACATCAGGTACCTTCATGCCAGTGCTTATCGCGGTTGCCTTCGTACAAACTCAATTAGTCACCGGTATTGTCGGCTTCTTGTTGATTGTGGGAACAGGGTTGATCATTCGAAGTTATTTATCCAAGCTGAATTTATTACTCGTAGCTCGAATATCCGCCGTCATCATTACGGTTATCTTGATCATCTCGGTGTTCACCGTGGTTGCTTTCAAGATTGGTCTGACAGAAGGACTCTCCATTACCTTCTTCCCGATGATCATCCTCTCTTGGACAATCGAACGTATGTCTATCCTTTGGGAAGAGGAAGGCGCTAAAGAGGTAATGCTTCAAGGTGGCGGCTCGCTTTTCACCGCAGTATTAGTTTACTTAGGCATGACCAACGGATTTATCCAGCACTTAACGTTTAACTTTATTGGGCTTCAATTGGTTATCCTTGCAGTGATCCTATTACTGGGTAACTACACCGGCTACCGATTAACCGAACTTCGTCGCTTTAAACCTTTAGCGGAGGACTAA
- the ruvB gene encoding Holliday junction branch migration DNA helicase RuvB codes for MIEADRLIAPDNPVFKDEDVIDRAIRPKKLADYRGQDHVRDQMEIFIKAAQMREEPLDHLLIFGPPGLGKTTLANIVANEMEVNIRTTSGPVLEKAGDLAALLTNLEENDVLFIDEIHRLSPIVEEILYPAMEDYQLDIMIGEGPAARSIKIDLPPFTLIGATTRAGSLTSPLRDRFGIVQRLEYYNVKDLQHIVQRSADCLGLSMDSEGALEVARRARGTPRIANRLLRRVRDYAEVKGNGHICSDIADKALDMLDVDNQGFDYMDRKLLLAIMEKFSGGPVGLDNLAAAIGEEKDTIEDVLEPYLIQQGYLQRTPRGRIATDRAYLHFGIDKQ; via the coding sequence ATGATTGAAGCTGATCGTTTAATCGCCCCTGATAATCCAGTCTTTAAAGATGAAGATGTTATTGACCGTGCGATACGTCCGAAGAAACTGGCTGACTACCGAGGTCAGGATCATGTCCGCGATCAGATGGAAATTTTCATTAAAGCCGCACAAATGCGTGAAGAGCCTCTTGACCATCTGTTGATCTTTGGGCCTCCAGGGCTTGGTAAAACTACGCTTGCTAATATTGTCGCGAATGAGATGGAAGTGAATATTCGCACCACTTCTGGACCTGTTTTGGAAAAAGCAGGGGATCTGGCTGCTTTGTTGACCAACCTAGAAGAGAATGACGTCTTATTTATTGATGAAATTCACCGTCTGAGCCCTATTGTTGAAGAGATCCTCTACCCTGCAATGGAAGATTACCAGCTCGACATCATGATTGGTGAAGGCCCAGCAGCACGCTCCATTAAAATCGATCTGCCACCCTTTACTCTGATAGGGGCAACCACGAGAGCGGGGTCATTAACGTCACCGCTGAGAGACCGATTTGGTATTGTTCAACGTCTTGAGTATTACAATGTCAAAGATCTACAACATATTGTGCAGCGCAGTGCGGATTGTTTAGGCTTGTCGATGGATTCAGAGGGCGCACTCGAAGTAGCTCGTCGTGCCCGAGGTACGCCACGTATTGCCAACCGATTGTTACGTCGGGTTCGTGATTATGCTGAAGTAAAAGGCAATGGACACATTTGTTCAGATATAGCGGATAAAGCGCTCGACATGCTTGATGTCGATAATCAAGGTTTCGATTACATGGACAGAAAATTGTTGCTGGCCATCATGGAAAAATTTTCAGGCGGCCCGGTAGGGTTAGATAATTTAGCCGCAGCAATAGGTGAAGAGAAAGATACGATTGAAGATGTGCTAGAGCCTTATTTGATTCAGCAAGGCTATCTTCAACGAACACCTCGCGGTCGAATTGCGACTGATAGAGCGTATTTACACTTTGGGATCGATAAACAGTAA
- the cmoA gene encoding carboxy-S-adenosyl-L-methionine synthase CmoA: MNTKDTIFSAPIDKIGDFTFDERVAEVFPDMIQRSVPGYSNIISAIGMLAERFAKPHSKVYDLGCSLGAATLSMRRHIQQEGCQILAIDNSSAMVERCKLHVNAYRSDTPVTVLEADIREIEIKDASVVVLNFTLQFLSPEDRSALLKKIYAGLRPGGILIVSEKYVFENETSNELLIDLHHDFKRANGYSELEVSQKRSAIENVMRPDSIQIHKDRFKDIGFSSYEVWFQCFNFGSMFAIK; the protein is encoded by the coding sequence ATGAACACTAAAGACACTATCTTTTCAGCTCCTATCGATAAGATTGGCGATTTTACTTTTGATGAAAGAGTAGCTGAAGTTTTCCCAGATATGATCCAACGATCGGTTCCCGGCTACAGCAATATTATCTCTGCTATTGGCATGCTTGCGGAACGTTTCGCTAAGCCTCACTCAAAGGTTTACGATCTCGGTTGTTCTCTCGGTGCAGCGACGCTCTCTATGCGCCGTCATATTCAGCAGGAAGGGTGCCAAATTCTAGCCATTGATAATTCATCAGCAATGGTTGAACGCTGCAAATTACATGTTAACGCTTACCGCTCTGATACCCCAGTTACGGTTTTGGAAGCGGATATACGTGAAATTGAAATCAAAGATGCTTCCGTTGTCGTGCTTAATTTCACGCTACAGTTTCTCTCTCCTGAAGATCGCTCTGCGCTGCTTAAAAAGATTTACGCAGGGTTACGCCCAGGCGGAATACTCATCGTCTCCGAAAAATACGTATTCGAAAACGAAACCTCAAACGAGCTATTAATCGATTTGCACCATGATTTCAAACGTGCCAATGGGTATAGCGAACTTGAAGTGAGTCAAAAACGTAGCGCCATTGAGAATGTGATGCGACCAGATTCTATCCAAATTCATAAAGATCGCTTTAAAGACATTGGATTTTCAAGCTACGAAGTTTGGTTTCAATGTTTCAATTTCGGCTCTATGTTTGCCATCAAATAG
- the cmoB gene encoding tRNA 5-methoxyuridine(34)/uridine 5-oxyacetic acid(34) synthase CmoB, protein MFNFANFYQLIAQDTRLQPWLNVLPQQLTDWGNADHGDFERWVKALNKIPSDKPDTIELKESVTISNAQPIADGERKKLESLLKTFHPWRKGPYTAHDIHIDTEWRSDWKWDRVLPHISPLKDRSILDVGCGNGYHMWRMLGEQARLCVGIDPSHLFLIQFEAIRKLMGDDQRAHLLPLGIEQLPKLEAFDTVFSMGVLYHRRSPLDHLIQLRDQLVSGGELVLETLVIAGDENAVLVPVDRYAQMRNVYFFPSAKALKVWLEQTGFVDVKIVDENVTTVGEQRSTTWMTHNSLPDYLDPNDSTKTVEGHPAPRRAILVAKKP, encoded by the coding sequence ATGTTCAATTTTGCTAATTTCTATCAACTGATAGCACAAGATACTCGCCTTCAACCTTGGCTAAATGTTTTACCTCAACAGTTAACAGATTGGGGTAATGCAGATCATGGAGATTTTGAGCGTTGGGTTAAAGCGCTGAACAAAATTCCATCAGATAAACCTGATACGATTGAGCTAAAAGAGTCTGTCACCATTTCGAATGCACAACCGATTGCGGATGGTGAACGTAAAAAACTAGAAAGCTTGCTGAAAACATTTCACCCTTGGCGTAAAGGTCCTTATACCGCTCACGACATTCACATCGATACAGAGTGGCGCTCAGATTGGAAATGGGATCGAGTATTACCTCATATCTCACCGTTGAAAGATCGCTCTATTTTAGATGTCGGCTGTGGTAACGGTTACCATATGTGGCGCATGCTCGGTGAACAAGCTCGCCTATGTGTGGGTATTGATCCTTCACATCTATTCTTGATCCAGTTTGAAGCGATTCGTAAATTGATGGGCGACGATCAACGCGCTCACCTTCTGCCTTTAGGCATCGAGCAGTTACCAAAATTAGAAGCTTTCGATACTGTCTTTAGCATGGGCGTACTTTACCACCGCCGTTCACCGTTAGATCACTTGATTCAACTGAGAGATCAGCTTGTTTCTGGTGGCGAACTTGTGCTTGAAACCTTGGTTATTGCTGGCGATGAAAATGCGGTGTTAGTACCAGTAGACCGCTACGCACAAATGCGCAATGTGTACTTTTTCCCTTCAGCTAAAGCACTCAAAGTGTGGTTGGAACAAACCGGATTTGTTGATGTAAAAATCGTCGATGAGAATGTCACGACGGTGGGCGAGCAGCGTTCAACAACATGGATGACACACAACTCACTTCCTGATTATCTTGACCCGAATGACTCGACTAAAACGGTCGAAGGCCACCCCGCACCAAGACGTGCTATTTTGGTTGCCAAGAAACCATAG
- the aspS gene encoding aspartate--tRNA ligase, with protein MRTHYCGDLNKSLAGQTVELCGWVNRRRDLGGLIFIDMRDREGVVQVVIDPDMKDVFEVASQLRNEFCIKFTGEVRVRPDSQVNKDMATGEVELLASGLEIINRSEALPLDFNQTNSEEQRLKYRYIDLRRPEMSDRIKLRARASSFVRRFLDENLFLDIETPVLTKATPEGARDYLVPSRVHKGSFYALPQSPQLFKQLLMMSGFDRYYQIVKCFRDEDLRADRQPEFTQIDIETSFMSSQEVRDVTERLVHDMWKELLDVELGQFPVMPFSEAIRRFGSDKPDLRNPLELVDVADLVKDVEFQVFAGPANDEKGRVAVIRVPGGAKLSRKQIDEYGKFVGIYGAKGLAWMKVNDRAAGFEGVQSPVAKFLSEDIVNGILERTEAETGDIILFGADKAGIVAEAMGALRIKLGDDLELTDKKAWAPLWVIDFPMFEEDGEGNLHAMHHPFTSPLGMTAEELQANPAAANSDAYDMVINGYEVGGGSVRIHNSDMQTAVFNILGIEAKEQQEKFGFLLEALKYGTPPHAGLAFGLDRLAMLLCGTENIRDVIAFPKTTAAACLLTDAPSLANPASLEELAIAVNLAKKEKDAE; from the coding sequence ATGCGTACCCATTACTGTGGTGACCTGAACAAGTCCCTTGCAGGACAAACTGTAGAACTTTGCGGCTGGGTTAACCGTCGCCGTGATTTAGGCGGTCTTATCTTCATTGATATGCGAGATCGTGAAGGTGTCGTTCAGGTAGTTATTGACCCAGATATGAAAGATGTATTTGAGGTAGCTAGCCAACTGCGTAATGAGTTCTGTATCAAATTTACAGGTGAAGTTCGTGTTCGCCCTGACAGCCAAGTTAATAAAGATATGGCAACAGGTGAAGTGGAATTATTAGCAAGCGGTCTTGAAATCATCAACCGTTCAGAAGCGCTTCCACTAGACTTCAACCAAACGAACTCAGAAGAGCAGCGTCTTAAGTACCGTTACATCGATTTGCGTCGTCCAGAGATGAGCGATCGTATTAAACTACGTGCTCGTGCTTCTAGCTTTGTGCGCCGTTTCTTAGATGAGAACCTATTCTTAGATATTGAAACGCCTGTACTTACTAAAGCAACACCAGAAGGTGCTCGTGACTACTTAGTCCCTAGCCGTGTTCATAAAGGTAGCTTTTACGCGCTTCCACAATCTCCACAGTTGTTCAAACAGCTGCTGATGATGTCTGGATTTGACCGTTACTACCAAATCGTAAAATGTTTCCGTGATGAAGATTTACGTGCTGATCGTCAGCCTGAATTTACTCAAATCGATATCGAAACATCATTCATGTCTTCTCAAGAAGTTCGTGATGTAACAGAGCGTCTTGTACACGACATGTGGAAAGAGCTTTTAGATGTCGAGCTAGGTCAATTCCCGGTGATGCCATTCTCTGAAGCGATTCGTCGTTTTGGTTCTGACAAGCCTGATCTACGTAACCCACTAGAACTTGTTGACGTTGCCGATCTTGTAAAAGATGTGGAGTTCCAAGTATTTGCTGGCCCTGCGAATGATGAAAAAGGTCGTGTTGCGGTAATTCGTGTTCCTGGCGGTGCTAAACTGTCTCGTAAGCAAATTGACGAGTACGGTAAATTTGTCGGTATCTACGGCGCGAAAGGCTTAGCATGGATGAAAGTGAACGATCGTGCTGCGGGCTTTGAAGGTGTTCAATCTCCAGTTGCTAAGTTCCTAAGCGAAGATATCGTGAATGGTATTCTTGAGCGTACTGAAGCTGAAACAGGCGATATCATCCTATTTGGTGCAGATAAAGCGGGTATCGTTGCTGAGGCAATGGGCGCTCTACGTATCAAACTTGGTGACGATCTTGAGCTGACAGATAAGAAAGCGTGGGCACCACTTTGGGTTATCGATTTCCCAATGTTTGAAGAAGATGGTGAAGGTAACTTGCATGCCATGCACCACCCATTCACATCACCTCTAGGCATGACAGCGGAAGAGCTTCAAGCTAATCCGGCTGCTGCGAATTCTGATGCTTACGATATGGTTATCAATGGCTACGAAGTCGGTGGTGGTTCTGTTCGTATTCACAACTCAGACATGCAAACAGCAGTATTTAATATCTTAGGTATTGAAGCGAAAGAGCAACAAGAGAAATTCGGTTTCTTACTTGAAGCTCTAAAATACGGTACGCCACCACATGCTGGTCTTGCTTTTGGTCTTGATCGCCTTGCAATGTTACTTTGTGGTACAGAGAACATCCGTGACGTTATCGCATTCCCTAAAACAACAGCGGCTGCTTGTCTGTTGACGGACGCGCCTAGTCTTGCTAACCCAGCATCACTAGAAGAGTTAGCAATTGCCGTTAATTTAGCGAAAAAAGAGAAAGACGCCGAGTAA
- a CDS encoding ATP-dependent zinc protease produces MFKRYAPIVIVSLLSGCSLTSADKNHQILVNTIQQSETNLSNKLTNLELQISNQADYIESLETDVQQLNDKLDVAIQATPITNSVDEPATESPVEQTSNTTHQSSIILGAIEKVTIESMKQSFDARIDTGAATSSLNAIDIQEFERNGKKWVKFHLADGSETSEKQTDKQADKHWIEAPIIRYVKIRQSTTNETERRAAIELWVKVGKIHEKAQFTLADRSQMSNPVLLGREFIKDIALVDVSKKYLHTDNKTEK; encoded by the coding sequence ATGTTTAAGCGATATGCTCCTATCGTCATCGTCAGTTTACTTTCTGGTTGCTCTCTCACCAGTGCAGATAAAAATCATCAAATACTGGTGAATACGATCCAACAATCAGAGACGAATCTTTCCAACAAGTTGACCAATCTTGAATTGCAGATAAGCAACCAAGCTGACTATATTGAAAGCCTTGAGACTGATGTCCAACAACTGAATGATAAGCTTGATGTTGCAATACAAGCGACTCCCATCACCAATTCCGTCGATGAACCTGCGACAGAAAGCCCAGTCGAACAGACAAGCAATACCACTCATCAAAGCAGCATCATTTTAGGTGCAATAGAAAAAGTTACCATCGAGTCAATGAAGCAATCATTTGATGCTCGTATTGATACTGGAGCCGCGACCTCTTCGCTTAATGCCATTGATATTCAAGAATTTGAACGCAACGGTAAAAAATGGGTAAAATTCCATCTTGCAGACGGTTCAGAAACATCAGAAAAACAAACAGATAAACAAGCAGATAAACACTGGATTGAAGCGCCTATTATTCGCTACGTAAAAATTCGTCAATCCACTACCAACGAAACAGAACGACGTGCTGCCATTGAATTATGGGTGAAAGTCGGAAAAATCCATGAAAAAGCGCAATTTACATTGGCAGATCGCTCTCAAATGAGCAATCCTGTATTACTTGGAAGAGAGTTTATAAAAGATATCGCGTTAGTGGATGTCAGCAAAAAATATCTTCATACAGATAATAAGACTGAAAAATAG
- a CDS encoding DUF72 domain-containing protein, translating into MTQLPIRLGLTMWSHSQWQASFYGSGTKPAERLEKYSQVFHTVEGNTTFYATPSMATIQNWQASTPDEFRFTFKLPKEITHQQMLRHSQQSLKDFLIVMQPLWSKIGQWTIQLPAAFSPADLPVLQKFCQGFPPEMKLGIEVRHLGFFNKNDDEKRFNQWLIENNINRIIMDSRPVFSAPPTTEAVREAHKNKPKVPTHAIATSTNPMIRFIGHPDIEANVAFFQPWLVKLSTWIQQGKQPYLMIHTPDNVEAPELALKLYGLLQQDLTLQQRHTLPPLPTFPNSVNSPQIDMF; encoded by the coding sequence ATGACTCAATTACCCATTCGACTTGGATTAACCATGTGGTCGCACTCTCAGTGGCAAGCAAGCTTCTATGGAAGTGGTACTAAACCAGCAGAAAGGCTCGAAAAATATTCTCAGGTCTTTCATACCGTCGAGGGTAACACCACTTTTTATGCGACCCCGTCAATGGCGACAATTCAAAACTGGCAAGCCAGTACGCCAGATGAATTTCGCTTCACATTTAAGCTTCCAAAAGAGATCACCCACCAGCAGATGCTGCGTCATAGCCAGCAAAGCTTGAAAGATTTCTTAATTGTGATGCAGCCGCTCTGGTCTAAAATTGGTCAATGGACCATCCAACTGCCTGCCGCTTTCTCTCCTGCGGACTTACCTGTTTTACAGAAGTTCTGCCAAGGTTTTCCGCCAGAAATGAAATTAGGCATTGAGGTCCGCCATTTGGGCTTCTTCAATAAGAATGATGACGAAAAACGGTTTAATCAGTGGTTAATTGAAAACAACATCAACCGGATCATTATGGACAGTCGTCCTGTGTTTTCAGCTCCGCCGACAACGGAAGCGGTAAGAGAAGCACACAAAAATAAACCCAAAGTCCCTACCCATGCCATTGCAACAAGCACCAACCCAATGATCCGCTTCATTGGACACCCAGATATTGAAGCTAATGTGGCTTTTTTCCAACCTTGGCTTGTGAAGCTCTCCACTTGGATCCAACAAGGAAAGCAACCCTATTTAATGATTCATACACCAGATAACGTTGAAGCACCTGAACTAGCGCTCAAACTTTATGGTCTGTTACAGCAAGACTTAACCCTTCAACAACGGCATACCCTGCCACCCCTCCCCACTTTTCCGAATAGCGTGAACAGCCCACAAATCGATATGTTTTGA
- the ruvA gene encoding Holliday junction branch migration protein RuvA, whose product MIGRLRGTLIEKQPPELLIEVSGIGYEVQMPMSCFYELPNIGDEAIIYTHFVVREDAQLLYGFNTVKERALFREVIKANGVGPKLGLGILSGMTASQFVSSVEREDISTLVKLPGVGKKTAERLVVEMKDRLKGWGEGDLFTPATDAAPSDNGTITNPNSAKDEAVSALLALGYKPVQASKIVSQVAKPDMSSEALIREALRAMV is encoded by the coding sequence GTGATTGGACGTCTTCGTGGAACCCTCATTGAAAAGCAGCCTCCTGAACTATTGATTGAAGTCAGCGGAATTGGTTATGAAGTTCAAATGCCAATGAGCTGTTTTTATGAATTACCAAATATAGGTGATGAGGCCATTATTTATACCCACTTTGTGGTTCGTGAAGATGCACAGTTACTTTATGGATTTAACACCGTTAAAGAGCGCGCTTTGTTCAGAGAAGTTATAAAAGCGAATGGTGTTGGACCAAAATTAGGTTTGGGTATCTTGTCGGGTATGACCGCGAGCCAATTTGTCTCAAGTGTTGAACGAGAAGACATTTCTACATTAGTGAAATTACCGGGTGTAGGTAAGAAAACCGCTGAACGTTTAGTGGTAGAAATGAAGGATCGTCTAAAGGGGTGGGGAGAAGGTGATTTGTTCACTCCTGCAACAGATGCGGCACCAAGTGATAATGGTACGATTACGAACCCTAACAGTGCCAAAGATGAAGCAGTAAGTGCGTTGCTTGCTTTGGGGTACAAGCCTGTTCAAGCATCTAAGATAGTTTCACAAGTAGCGAAACCTGACATGAGCAGCGAAGCTTTAATTAGAGAAGCGCTAAGAGCAATGGTGTAA